The Actinomycetota bacterium genomic interval AAGTGCCTCCACGCCCATTATGCCCATCACGCCGCGGTCGGCGGCAACCCCGTCGGAGAGATGGTCGAGGCGGAGATCGGTCCTCTGCTCGCCTCCCCACCGTGCGTCGAGCTGCCGTGACCCGGCTGGCCGCGATCGATGTCGGGACCAACACCACGAGGCTGTTGGTCTGTGACGTTCAGTCGTCGCTCGTACCGGTCGCGCGCGACCTCGAGGTGACGCGGCTGGGCGAGGGGGTCGACGCGTCGGCGCGTCTGGACCCGGAGGCGCTGGCTCGGACCGTCCGGCGGATCGCCTCGTACGCGGAGCGAGCCCGCGACCTGGGAGCCACGCGCGTGCGGGTGGCCGCCACGAGCGCCGCGCGCGACGCCGCAAACCGCGACGAGCTCTGTGCGGCCGTGTCCTCGGAGACCGGTCTGGAACTCGAGATCCTGGACGGCGCCGACGAGGGCAGGCTCACGTTCCTCGGCGCGACGCTCGGGTTGGGAGAGGGTCCGTTCTGCGTGGTGGACATAGGCGGGGGCTCGACCGAGTTCGTACGCGGCACGGTCGAGGCGGAGGCAGTGATCTCGGTGGACGTGGGGTCGGTACGGTTGCGGGAAAGGTGCCTCACCTCGGACCCCCCGACGCAGGGCGAGATAGGCGGTGCCCGGGCGGTCGTGGACGCCGCGCTCGTCGAGGCCGAGCGGCACGTGGGGCTCGTGGGAGACGAGACGCTCGTCGGTGTCGCGGGCACCGTGACGACGCTCACCGCGCTCGTCGCCGGGCTGCAGAGCTACGACGCGTCGCTGGTGCACCACGCCCGCCTGGCCGTCCGCGACGTGCGGGAGTGGACGCAGCGCCTGCTCTCCTTGCCGGTGGCCGATATCCGCCCCCTGGCAGCCGTCCACCCCGGACGCGCGGACGTCATCGCGGCCGGAGCGCTGATCTGGGAGCGGATCATGGACCGATGGGGGTTCGAGGAGGCTCTCGTCTCCGAGACGGACATCCTCGACGGCCTCGTCGCCGATATGGCGGGGGTGAGCGGCGGGGAGGAGATCGACGCTTTCGGCTGATGCCGCCCCGGTACCCTGTGAGACGGCCCGGGTGGCGGAACCGGCAGACGCGGGGGACTTAAAATCCTCTGCCCGAGAGGGCTTGTGGGTTCGACTCCCACCCCGGGCACGTCGCGGGGCCTGTCCGCGGGCGAGTGGTGAACGCGTAGCCTGTCCTGGTGCATGTCCGGGCGAGAACAGGAGGGCACAGGTGCCGATCAGACCGAAGGCGAACACGAAGGTCGAGCTGCTGAAGCAGGTCCCCCTGCTCGCGGCGTGCACGAACAAGGAGCTGCAGAAGATCGCCTCGCTCTGCGACGACGTGGAGGTCGAGGAGGGGAAGGTGCTCGCCAAGGAGGGAGCGCCGGGCTACGAGTTCTTCGTGATCGTAGACGGTACGGCGAAGGTCACCCTGCGCAAGCGCAAGCTGGCGGAGCTCGGGAGCGGTTCGTTCTTCGGGGAGATGTCCCTGCTCGACCACGAGCCGAGGTCCGCGACCGTGACCGCTGCGACGCCCATGCGGCTCCTCGTCCTCGACTCGGGCAGCTTCCATCGCTTCATCCGGGAGAACCCGGACGTGACGGTCAAGATCCTCAAGGGCGTCGCCCAGCGCCTGCGTGACGTGGAGAAGGGACCGAAGTACTAGACCCGTTCACAGAGGGGTTCCGGCCGGGCAACACGCAAGAAACATCACCCGCTCATGATGTCCGCATGAGCGGACGCGAGAGGGTGGTGGCGGCGCCGCTGCGTGTCGTGGCGGCGGTCCTGAGGGGTATCGATAGCGGCTCGGTGGCGAACGCAGTCGAGGCGGTGGCCGAGCCCGAACTCGACGCGCGGGTGCTGGAACGATCGCTCGCCTCACTGAGGGGACGTCACCCGGTACTCCTCCGCATCGCGCGCTGAGTACCGGATCGACTCAGGAGCCGAACTGCTCCTCGCGCTCGGAGTGGGTGCCGTGCGACCCCTGATGCTCCGCGAGCTGCTCGGGGGTGCCGAACGAGGCCTGGCACTCGGGACACACGAGCGGCGCGACCTCGTCGGTGTCCATCGCCCCGTGCGCCTCGCGCGCGTGTTCCTGCAGGGCCTGCTCGCTGGTGAACTCCTCGCCGCACCTGCACACGAACGAGGCGGTCGGCATCTCCTCCATCGTCATCCCTCCTCCGCACGTCGGACGTGCTCCTCCAGCGTGGCGACCTTCGAGTCCAGCGCCCCCGTGACGCCCGGGCGGATGTCCGCCTTGAGGACGACGCTGCACCTGGGGGCCCGGGCCAGGACGGCGTCGACCGCCCGCTTCACCACGTCCATGACCTCCTCCCACTCGCCCTCCACGGAGGTGAACATGGCGTCGGTCCGGTTCGGGAGCCCGGATGCGCGCACGACGCGGACGGCGTCGGCCACGATCTCGCCCACCGACTCGCCCGCCCCGAGCGGGGTGAGGCTGAACGCGACGATCATGGCGCTCGGTGCAGCAGGGCGACGGGGAAGCGGTCCAGCGTCTCCGAGAGACGGAGCCGTCCGTCGGCCGACTCTAGGCGTCGTCCGGTGAAGGCGTCGACCCAGCGCGTGGGCGCGCGGGACGGGAGCCTCAGGACGGTGTCTCGCCAGGCGCGCCGGCCGAGCGGCAGCCGCCCGCGGCCGAGACGGACCGTCAGCCGTGGGACCACCGCGACCACCCAAGACCGCTCGTGCTGACGGGCGAACGCCACCACGTGGTCGGCTCGGCTCCCGTCGGCGGCCAGGGCCGTGTAGCTCCCGTGATCGAAGACGGCCCGGTGGTCGAGCCGGACCTGCAGTGCTCGGTGGGTCGTATAGAGCTTGACGCGGCCGTCGGTCCATCCATCCAGCAGGTCCCGGAGCAGGGCGTCTGGGTCGTCGTCCTGGCGCTTGCGGATGTCCTCCAGCATCGACGCGCGAAGGTCGAAGTCGACCGGGCGGCGGTTGTCCGGATCGACGAGCGAAAGGGTCCACAGCTCCGTCCCCTGATACATGTCCGGGACGCCGGGGGCGGCGATCTTCAGTACGACCTGGGCCAGGGAGTTCATGGCTCCGTGCAGCGAGACGGTCGAGCAGAGGTCGGCGATGTCGTCGAGGAACGGCCGGTTGCGCGGTCCGAGCACGCGCCGGACGAATCCACGCAGGGCCTGCTCGTGGTCGGTGTCGGGGTCGAGCCAGGACGTCTCCGCCTTCGCCTCCCGGGCCGCCTTCACCATGTAGTCGGCGATGCGTCCGGAGTAGCCCTTGCGTCCCGCCGCGTCGAGGGGCCAGGTGCCGACGAGCGTCTGGTACAGCAGCAGCTCCTCGTGCGGCGAGGGGGTCTCGCCTCGCCGCAGGGGAGCGTTCATCTCCCTCCACCGGGTAGCGCGCTGGGCCCACTCCTTGGGGATCTCGGTCAGGACGTCGATCCGCGCCCGCACGTCCTCGGCGCGCTTCGTGTCGTGGGTCGACGTGGCGGAGAGGGAGGCCTCCCCGCGTCGGACCCGGTCCGCGCAGAAGCGGTGGAAGGTGTCCACCGGGAGCGCGACGTCACTCGGCTCGCCGCCCACCGCGTTTCGGCTGATCAACCGGACGTAGCGGTAGAGGGCGGTGTCCTCGTGTCCCTTCGCCATCGCCGGGCCGGTGAACTGCTGCCATCGCACGGTGAACTCGCCCGCCTCGAGCAGCATCCTCCCGAGGAACTCGGCGGCCGGACGGAGGTCCGGACGGTGCCTGATCGTGTCGCGCACGGCTCCCTCGATGCGCTCTGCGTCAGCGGGAGACATCTCGCCGGGGTTGGCGTACGTCCGGTACACGGGGAGCCAGGCGGTCACCTCGAGGAGCGCCTCGCGCAGGTCGGCCGGGTCGAGGTCGCGCGTGTGACGGTCCTGCGCGACCCGGTCGGTCACGAGGCGGAGGAGGCGGGAGACGTCCGACCCGAAGAGGTCGTCCAGCACCTGGCGCTTCGCTTCGTGGACGACCTCGGAGAAAGGACGGGCATCGCCGGTCCAGGTCTCGAACAGTCGCTGGAGGACGGGCTCGGACCGCTCGTCGGCCAGGATCGCGGCCGCCGTGTTCAGGAACTCGTACCCCGTCGTCCCGGCCACGGGCCAGTCCTCGGGGAGGTGCTCGTCCGGAGCGAGGATCTTCTCGACCACGACGTAGGCGCCGCCGGAGGCATCCCGCAGGCGGCTGAGGTAGCCGCCCGGGTCCCGCAGTCCGTCGATGTGGTCGATCCTGAGCCCGGTCACCACCCCACGGGAGACGAGGTCGAGGACGAAGCCGTGCGTCGCCTCGAACACGGCCGGCTCCTCCTGCCGGATCGAGATCAGGTCCCCGATGTCGAAGAACCGTCGGTAGTTCACCTCCCGGTTGGCGGTGCGCCACCAGGCCAGCCGGTAGGGCTGCTGCTCGAGCAGCTCGTGGAGGGCGTCGAACGACGACGGGTCGCCGGGGGTGCCGTTCAGCTCCCGGGCGTCGGACTCCCTCATCCGCCGCGTCGTGGAGGGGTCGAGCGGGAGGACGTTGTCGTAGTAGCCGAGCTTCGGCCCCTCCGCGGTCCATCGGAGCTCGAGCTCGCCGCGCTCGAGCACCTCCCCGTAGGGGCCGCCGAGGATGGGGAGGAGGATCTTCCCCCCCTGAGCGTCCCAGTCGACCGCGAAGAAGTCCGCGAACGCCGACGCGCGGCCGCGAGCCAGTACGTCGTTCCACCAGGGGTTGTGGGTGGACGCGGCCATGTGGTTCGGGACGATGTCCAGCAGCAGCCCCATCCCCAGGTCCTCGAGGCGGGCCGCG includes:
- a CDS encoding MTH1187 family thiamine-binding protein, which translates into the protein MIVAFSLTPLGAGESVGEIVADAVRVVRASGLPNRTDAMFTSVEGEWEEVMDVVKRAVDAVLARAPRCSVVLKADIRPGVTGALDSKVATLEEHVRRAEEG
- a CDS encoding C2H2-type zinc finger protein, with translation MTMEEMPTASFVCRCGEEFTSEQALQEHAREAHGAMDTDEVAPLVCPECQASFGTPEQLAEHQGSHGTHSEREEQFGS
- the treY gene encoding malto-oligosyltrehalose synthase translates to MRPRPPGATYRLQFNPGFGFADATRICDYLRDLGITDVYASPLLAARPGSTHGYDVADPTRFNPELGSGRDADAFAARLEDLGMGLLLDIVPNHMAASTHNPWWNDVLARGRASAFADFFAVDWDAQGGKILLPILGGPYGEVLERGELELRWTAEGPKLGYYDNVLPLDPSTTRRMRESDARELNGTPGDPSSFDALHELLEQQPYRLAWWRTANREVNYRRFFDIGDLISIRQEEPAVFEATHGFVLDLVSRGVVTGLRIDHIDGLRDPGGYLSRLRDASGGAYVVVEKILAPDEHLPEDWPVAGTTGYEFLNTAAAILADERSEPVLQRLFETWTGDARPFSEVVHEAKRQVLDDLFGSDVSRLLRLVTDRVAQDRHTRDLDPADLREALLEVTAWLPVYRTYANPGEMSPADAERIEGAVRDTIRHRPDLRPAAEFLGRMLLEAGEFTVRWQQFTGPAMAKGHEDTALYRYVRLISRNAVGGEPSDVALPVDTFHRFCADRVRRGEASLSATSTHDTKRAEDVRARIDVLTEIPKEWAQRATRWREMNAPLRRGETPSPHEELLLYQTLVGTWPLDAAGRKGYSGRIADYMVKAAREAKAETSWLDPDTDHEQALRGFVRRVLGPRNRPFLDDIADLCSTVSLHGAMNSLAQVVLKIAAPGVPDMYQGTELWTLSLVDPDNRRPVDFDLRASMLEDIRKRQDDDPDALLRDLLDGWTDGRVKLYTTHRALQVRLDHRAVFDHGSYTALAADGSRADHVVAFARQHERSWVVAVVPRLTVRLGRGRLPLGRRAWRDTVLRLPSRAPTRWVDAFTGRRLESADGRLRLSETLDRFPVALLHRAP
- a CDS encoding cyclic nucleotide-binding domain-containing protein — encoded protein: MPIRPKANTKVELLKQVPLLAACTNKELQKIASLCDDVEVEEGKVLAKEGAPGYEFFVIVDGTAKVTLRKRKLAELGSGSFFGEMSLLDHEPRSATVTAATPMRLLVLDSGSFHRFIRENPDVTVKILKGVAQRLRDVEKGPKY
- a CDS encoding exopolyphosphatase, producing the protein MTRLAAIDVGTNTTRLLVCDVQSSLVPVARDLEVTRLGEGVDASARLDPEALARTVRRIASYAERARDLGATRVRVAATSAARDAANRDELCAAVSSETGLELEILDGADEGRLTFLGATLGLGEGPFCVVDIGGGSTEFVRGTVEAEAVISVDVGSVRLRERCLTSDPPTQGEIGGARAVVDAALVEAERHVGLVGDETLVGVAGTVTTLTALVAGLQSYDASLVHHARLAVRDVREWTQRLLSLPVADIRPLAAVHPGRADVIAAGALIWERIMDRWGFEEALVSETDILDGLVADMAGVSGGEEIDAFG